The window TCGAGCGGGAGGAGCTCGTCTGCGCCATCGGGACGGATATCGAGAAGGAGCTTTTCCCCGGCGAGGACCCTATCGGCAAGTACGTCCGCATGTGGGGACAGCGGTTCCTCATCGTCGGCGTGATGAGCAAGAAGGGCGACTTCACCCCGGACTTCACGGGCACGAACAACACGCTCGTCCTTCCTCTGACGACGTTCCAGCGCCGGTACATGGGGAGCGACCGAGTGGGCGTCTTTTTCGTCCGTGCCACCTCGACGCAGGAGGTCGAGCAGGCGCTGTTGGAGACGAAGGTCGTCCTGGCGAGGACTCACGGCGTCGATCCCGACGAGGCGTTCCAGTTCTTCACCTCCGACGAGATCATGCGTCAGGTGAACCGGGTGAGCTTCATCCTCAAGGCGTTCCTGGTGGGCGTGGCGAGCATCGCGTTGGTCGTCGGCGGCGTGGGCATCATGAACATGATGCTGGTGACCGTGACGGAGCGGACGCGCGAGATCGGACTGCGGAAAGCCGTCGGGGCGCACCGGCGGCACATCCTCTACCAGTTCCTGATCGAGGCGATCGTCATGGGCGCTGTCGGAGGGATCATCGGCATCGTGGTCGGAGCGACGTTCGGGAAAGCCGTCGGGTTGATCATGTCGCAGTTGGTGAAGAACGTCGGCGGACCGCCCGTGAACTGGCCCGCGGTCGTCTCGTTGGAGACGGGTCTGGTGGCGATGGCGATCTCCGGCGCGATCGGCATACTGGCGGGCATCTTTCCGGCGTTCCGAGCCGCGCTGCTGCCCCCTACCGAAGCCCTGCGCCACGAGTAGGGCTACTCGTACAGGTCCGTGCTCAAATACTTCATGGCACTGTCGCATGCGATGGTGACGACGACGGCATCCGGCAGGCATTGGCTGGCGATCTGCATCGCGGCTGCCACGTTCGCGCCGGTGGAGAACCCCGCTAGTACGCCCTCCTCTCGTGCCAGACGGCGCGCCATCGAGATCGCCTCGTCGTCCGTGACGGTGAGGTAGCCGTCCACCAGCGTTGGTTCCCAGAATCCCGGCAGCATGGCATACCCGGCGCCTTGGATCTTGTGACGCGTGTTCGTCACGGGTCCTCCGGCGAGGAAGGGAGCCCTATCCGGCTCGACCGCGTAGGCGCGAATCTGTGGGTTCCGGGACTTGAGCGCCCGCGCCGTGCCGACGAACACCCCGCCGGTTCCGACCATCGCCGCGAACGCGGTGATCCGTCCGTTCGCCTGCTCCCATAGCTCGCGTCCCGTGCCGAACTCGTGGGCGCGCGGGTTGCTCTCGTTGTAGAACTGGTCGGCGCGAAACGCCTTGAGGTCGCGCGTCAGTTCCTGAGCGCGCTGTTCGACGAGCTCCAGGTCTTCCTTGGAGACCTTGCCGGGCTCCGACGAACCGGACTGCGGAACGAGCTCGAGCTCCGCCCCCAATGCGCTCAACATGCGTCGCCGCTCGACCGAGTTCCCCTCCGACATGACGGCGACCATGCGGTAGCCCTTGATCGCGCACGCCAGCGCCAGCCCGGTTCCCGTGTTCCCGCTCGTCAACTCGACGACGACCCCTCCGGGTCGCAGCCGACCGGAGCGCTCCGCATCCTCGATGATCTGGAGCCCGATGCGGTCTTTCATGCTGCCGCCGGGGTTCAGGTACTCGAGCTTCAGAAGCACGCGCGCGCCGTTCGCCGGACGGATCCGGTCGAGCGCGACGAGGGGCGTCGAGCCGATGGCGCCGAGAATGCTGTTACAGACCACGTGACCCCTTCCGAGTCAGGATGTCAGCCAACTGCCGCCTCGCCTCGACGAGCACTCGGTCGGAAGTGATCGAGTGGAGGGGCTCGCAGAACCCTTTGCCGCAGCCGCCGGGCGTCTTGCCGGGGTGGCAGGGATTGCAGCCGAGGTCCATATCGCTGCGGATGACCGAGTGCTCCCTGCCGTAGGGCCCGCTGCGCACGTCGTCCGTCGGTTCGAACAGCGCGACCACGCGCGTCCCGACGGCGTCGGCGATGTGCATCGGTCCCGTGTCGTTGCCGACGTAGAGATCGCACGCCTGGATCAGCGCGGCGAGCATCCGCAGCGAGACGTCGCCTACAGCGGTTGCCGGATGGCGGCATGCCTCGGCGCACTCGGACGCCATCGCTTTCTCGCCGGGTCCGGCGAACACGAGCGTCTGCGCCTCGAAATCAGCGGAGAGTCCGTCCGCGACTGCCGCGAACCGGTCCGGGAGCCAGAGCTTGTACGCCCAGTTGCCGCCGGGATGGATGCCGACGGTGGGGCGGTCGCTTCGGATGCCCGATTGCCGGAGCCATGCGCGGGAGGCATCGCATTCCAATGCCGTGGGCGTCAGCGCCGGTCGCGCCTGATCGGTCGTGATCCCTGCCGCGCGGAGCGCTCCGAGGTACCGATCCACCGCGTGGACCCGACCGTACTCGCGCAGCCCGATTCGTCGAGCTCCCAGCAGGCGCGAGTAGGGCGCATCGCGCAAGTCCACGACGAGGTCGAACCGGCGCGCCCGTAGCTCTCGCACGAGGAGCCAGCGCCCCCGGACGCCGCGATGAACCGATGGGCTGTAGCGGTATACGGTACCGATGCCCGGCTCGCCGTCGAGGATGGGCGCGGCGCGTTCCCCGGCGAGGAAGGTCAGACGCGCCTCGGGCGAGTGGGCTCGAAGCGGCTCGACGACGCACGTCGACAGGACAGCGTCACCGATATTGGTGAACCCGAGGACGAGGATGTTGGCGCGGGCTCGCATGGGAGCCGGTCGTCAGGAGGAGGGCGCTGCCGGGGGATTGGACGCAGCCAGGAGTTGCCGAACGAGCTCCTGGACGCCGCCGGAGGATCGTCCCGCCAGCGACTGCAGTTCGGTCCGGGAAGGCGCGTCGTTGATCTTCGCCAGCGCGGTGGCGATGGTGAGCTGCAACGGCACGGAGGTCGTCGAGCGGAGCGTTGCGATCAGCGTATCGCGGGCGCGGGTTCCGCCGATGTCGCCCAACGCTGTCGCCGCGATGTCGCGAACGCGGTCGGGGTTCCCCTCTGCGAGCGCCGCTTCGATGTAGGCGAAAGCGCTCTCGCCCAGCGTGCTCAAGACCACTCCAGCCTTGAACTGGACGCCGGGCTCGGAGTCGGTCAGGGCGACCGCCAGCGTGTCCATCACCGTCTGGTCGAACGTCTCCTTGGGCAGAACCTGAACGAGCGACTCGACGATGCCGGCAGCCGTGCGGCGGATCTCAGCGTCCGGCTCGGTATCGGCGTGGAGGAGCGGCAGAACCGCCTGCAGCAACACCGTGTCGGTCTGATGCCGGGCGAGGCGGGCGAGGGAACGCGCCACCGTGCGCCGTGTCGCCAAGTCTTGGGACGTGTTCAGCAGCTCGATCAGGCGCGACAGCACGGAGGCGTTGCCCGCAGCGAGCTCGCCCATGACGCGGATCGTCTCGAGCCGGATGCCGGTCAGTTCCTGCGTGTAGAGGTAGATCGATGCGGCGTCTTTCGCGCGCGCCATCGCCTTCCGAAACTCCGCTGGCGATGCGACGGCGTCCTCGTCGATGACGGCGACGATCCGGTCTCCGACGACGATCCCGGCGGCTTCGGCGGGGCTCCGCGAGGCGTCCCCCTGGTAGCCGTCGCGGATATCGGAGACCCGCGTGCCATCGAAGGCGAGTCCGTGCTTCGCCCACTCCTTCGGCTTGCTCGACGCGAGTTCGGTGTAGAGCGTGCTGCCGGTTCTCTCGATCTCCAGGACAGCGCTCGCATCGGACGTCTCGCGCTCTCGGACGTTCCAGATGTGGCGGCGAGGAGCCATCGCGTTCTTGAGAGCGGCTCGGACGGATGCCTCGTCCGTCACCGCCACGCGCAATACGACGTGTGTCACCAGGTCGCCGACGCCAAGATCGCCGCCCGAGCCGGTCTCGGTCACGACGACCCCCGACGTGCCCCAGCGATTGTCGAGCTCAGGATCGAGGCGTTCGACGGTCAGGTTCAGCGTCGTGTCGTGGTAGCTCCGCTCCGGGCTGCAGCCTGTGAGCGCGACCATGAGAGACATCGCGGCAGCGCCAAGGATGGTGGCGCGCCGTGCCGCTGACGTCGTTGCGTGGAAGCGGGATACCGGTTCCGTCATCGACGTCTCACCTTCCGACCACGACGCGTCGTCCAGCGCGTTGACGCGTCGTCCAGGGCACTTCCGCGCCCGTCGAGTCCGAAAGCAGTCCCAGCAGAACGGGAATGGCGGAATCGCCCGAACCGGATGCGATCAGAGCATCCATCGCGTTCGTCCGCAGCGACGAGCCCTTGTTCTGCAGGATCATCAGCAACTCGTCGGTCGCGCCCATCGTGCCCAACGCCTGCACCGCGAGTTCCCGGACGGCGGGGTCTTCGCGTGAGCCCTCGCGATCCCAGAACTTCCACCAAGTCCGCAGCGGAGCGGCAGCGATCTTCCGCCGGAGCGCCGGGATCGCCTGGCGCGCGCGCGTCGCGTCCTGACGCGCGAGCTCCTCAATGGCGACGACGGCGTTCAGGCGCGTCTCCATGCGCTTGTGATCGAGCGCGGCGATCAACTCGTTGGTCAGAGCGTCGTCCTTGGCGGCGAGGTAGCCGAGCACCCAAGCGGCATCGAACCGATCCCGGTTGTCTTTGCCGTGGAGCGCCTTGATCAGTTCGCGCCGGATTCGGGCTCCGTCCTGGGCGTACCGCCTCTCGAGAGCCTGACGAACCGCCTCGCGGACCGTGTCGTCACGGTCTCGCAGCGCTTCGTAAAGCAGGGCGTCGGTGTACTTGCGGGGCTGAATCTCGCAGGCGCGGACGAAGTGACCCACGCGCTCGTCGAGGGACATAGACTCATCGTAGTACGCCAGGAGGTAGTGCGTCTCCGCCTCCTCCTTGGAACTCATCGACGTCTTCAGGGCTTCGTGGAACTGCTCGACGGCGACCGTGATGCGGGTTCGCTTGTCGGACTTTAGGCTGTCTTTCCCTTCGGCGAGGAACTCGTTCTGCGCGCCGCACGCGGCAAGCAGCCCCAAGAGCGCGACCGCAGGAACCCACCGCAGGAGATCGGCGCCGCGAACGCGCCGCTGGATGTCGACCATCTGTTCTACCTCTGCGCTCCCAGTCCAGTCGCGCCATCGTAGCACACGTTCGCGCCGCGATCAATCGCGTTGAGCGCCGCCGGTCCCGATGGAACGAGCCGATTCTACGGCTGGTCGGGCAGCGACATGGCGAGAGCGCTCTTCACCACGGATAGCAGCGATGCCCGGTTCTGCGGACCCGCGAACTGCCGCGCGATCTTGCCCTGGCGATCGATCAGGAACGTGGTCGGCAGTTGCGCTCCGACGCCATAGCGACCCTCGACCGCCCCATCGGAGAGCACGACCGGGTATCCGACCTTGTGCGAGCGGACGAACTCCGCGACTGTGGCTTCGTCCTTGCTGGTCGAGATGCCGACGATCTCGAAATCCTCGACGGCGAGCTCGTTGCGGAGCTCCGTCAGCGCTGCCGACTCGGCGACGGAACCTGCCGTTGACGGCGACCAGAAGTTGATCAAGATGACGTTCCCGATCAGGTCCTCCAGGTTCAGTTTGCTGCCGGAGAGCGTCGAGAGGATGAACATGGGAGCCGGGGACCCGATGCCCACCTGACCGCTGGCGGAACGAGCCTCGGCGGTTCCCGAGGAGGGCTTGCCGGTCGTGGTCGCCGCGTCGCCGGACAGTCCCTGCATGAGGATCGAGCCGATCTCGGCGGTCGTGTCTCTGGCGACTGCCGGTTCCTCGGCAGCGGGGGCGGCTCCCGATACGGAGGGCCCGATCACCTCGATCTCGGAGATGGACGCGGTCGACCGCGTGTTGCCCGTGATGTAACGACCTCCGAGGGTGCCGACGCGCGTGTTCCGTTGCCTTGTAGCCGCGTCGTTGATCGTGCGACGGACGCGCAGCCGGACGCCGGAAGCCCGCGTGATCCCCTTCATCGGCACTTCGATGATTGGGCCCTTCTGACCATCGTACTTGCCGACGAGCTTCATCCCCTGGGTCGGATCCTCGACGTAGAGATCGAATCCGACGATCTCATCGGTATGGATGGCGACCTTGGAGATCGTGTAGACGTCCGGCAGCAGAACATACGCCTCAGAAGGCGGCGTGATATCCACGAAGCGGCTGTCGGTCGATTCCGGGAAGGACGTCTCGCCAGCGGTCTTTGGGTTGCCGTCGATGAAGGCGGGATGGCTCGCCTGCGTGTTGGGAAGGAGAGCCAGGTTCTCGCCAGGGACCGGGGGTCCGATGATACGCGCGCATCCGGTTCCTAGAAGCAGCGCGGCGGCGATGGCGACGGTCGTTCTCATGGCGATCCTCACATTACCTAGCATCCGGTCAGTTGGCGTCTTCGGTTCGGAAGCGAATCTCGTGGAAGAAGGGATGCGTGTCGGCATTCGTCACGCGGTTCAAGCCCGCGATGATCTGCGCCGTGGACAATCGCTTGCCCTGCAGGTGCGGCTTGGTCCGCTGGAAGTCGCGGAACAGCTTGGCAAAGACATCCGCGCCGAAGCGCTTCTGGATCTCGGCGACGATGGTGTAGGCGGCTCCATAGGTTTCGGCGCTGCGGAACGGAAGCGGGCTCGCATCTCCGCGCCAGTTCTGCAACACATTATAGCCTTGCTCGTCGAGTCCAATGGGAACGAGCGAGTTCGCCGTGGAGTTGTGCCGGACGCCCTCTGCGTGATCGATCTGTACCATGGTCGCGATGCCTTCGTCGAGCCACGCGGGCAGGGCATAGACGCCCAGGAGGGCGTGCGTCAACTCGTGAGCGAGCGTCGACGGCGTCTCGAACGCCTCCTTCCCAAACGTCATCGTGACCTTCTCCGTGCCTTCGACGTGCTGTTCGCCGAGCATCTGCCATTGGATTCGCGTGTTGGCGTCGTGCGGGTTGCCCTCGATGTCGATCGCGATGACGACGTGGATCGGACCGGCAGCCTCGATTCCGAAGATATCGCGCACGAAGTCGTAGCTGTCGTTGAGGACGCCGCTCGCCGCCTTGCCTCTGGTGTGGCGCTCCGATGGCGTTCGGTAGCCGTCGATGGCGTCGAAGCCCTTGGCGAACTCGAATCGGAACCTCGGATTCAGGAACGTGTAGCCGTCGCCGTCGGCGCCGAGCTCCTCGCCGACGACTTGGTATGTCGTCGTGCGCATGGCGGCGCGCGAGCTCCGCACCGTGCGCGATAGCCCGGATCCGCCCGATGCGCACCCGGCGACCATCAGTGTTGCGGCAGACAACGCGAACGCTCTAAGCCACATGGGAGCGTCCCGTGAGGTGGTGCTGGGACTTCCAGCGGATCGCGTAGTGCAGCAGGTTCTCAGCGAGAGGCATGCTCCACGACAGATCCGCCGCCGACTCCGGTCCGACGCCGAGGACCACGTAAAGCCCGGACCCGTACGGCAGCGCCAGCGCAACGGCGGCGGGGTATTCCTCGTTCCGCACCTGCGATGTCACGGTCGCCAGCAGCGTGTACCGGTCGCTCCAGTCGTCCCACCAGACGAGCGGCTTGAGCGCTTTGGCGTCGATGGCGTGCGGATGCCGAAAGATCGGCTCCCCGGCACGGGTG is drawn from Candidatus Poribacteria bacterium and contains these coding sequences:
- a CDS encoding FtsX-like permease family protein, with protein sequence MIFLHSFAQGFAAMGRHKLRALLTMLGMVIGIATVTGMVSVSEGYTKVVIDLLERIGFGNMIVVFRPDWVQLDDGRWVPNRAKAFLRYSDAQAIGATAPSVKLVLPELSGFMAPIRYSGREKQVTIAATTPEYEEGHNWYLDRGRFVTDTDVEREELVCAIGTDIEKELFPGEDPIGKYVRMWGQRFLIVGVMSKKGDFTPDFTGTNNTLVLPLTTFQRRYMGSDRVGVFFVRATSTQEVEQALLETKVVLARTHGVDPDEAFQFFTSDEIMRQVNRVSFILKAFLVGVASIALVVGGVGIMNMMLVTVTERTREIGLRKAVGAHRRHILYQFLIEAIVMGAVGGIIGIVVGATFGKAVGLIMSQLVKNVGGPPVNWPAVVSLETGLVAMAISGAIGILAGIFPAFRAALLPPTEALRHE
- a CDS encoding cysteine synthase family protein; the protein is MVCNSILGAIGSTPLVALDRIRPANGARVLLKLEYLNPGGSMKDRIGLQIIEDAERSGRLRPGGVVVELTSGNTGTGLALACAIKGYRMVAVMSEGNSVERRRMLSALGAELELVPQSGSSEPGKVSKEDLELVEQRAQELTRDLKAFRADQFYNESNPRAHEFGTGRELWEQANGRITAFAAMVGTGGVFVGTARALKSRNPQIRAYAVEPDRAPFLAGGPVTNTRHKIQGAGYAMLPGFWEPTLVDGYLTVTDDEAISMARRLAREEGVLAGFSTGANVAAAMQIASQCLPDAVVVTIACDSAMKYLSTDLYE
- a CDS encoding glycosyltransferase family 9 protein is translated as MRARANILVLGFTNIGDAVLSTCVVEPLRAHSPEARLTFLAGERAAPILDGEPGIGTVYRYSPSVHRGVRGRWLLVRELRARRFDLVVDLRDAPYSRLLGARRIGLREYGRVHAVDRYLGALRAAGITTDQARPALTPTALECDASRAWLRQSGIRSDRPTVGIHPGGNWAYKLWLPDRFAAVADGLSADFEAQTLVFAGPGEKAMASECAEACRHPATAVGDVSLRMLAALIQACDLYVGNDTGPMHIADAVGTRVVALFEPTDDVRSGPYGREHSVIRSDMDLGCNPCHPGKTPGGCGKGFCEPLHSITSDRVLVEARRQLADILTRKGSRGL
- a CDS encoding TlpA family protein disulfide reductase codes for the protein MPTRIPSSTRFASEPKTPTDRMLGNVRIAMRTTVAIAAALLLGTGCARIIGPPVPGENLALLPNTQASHPAFIDGNPKTAGETSFPESTDSRFVDITPPSEAYVLLPDVYTISKVAIHTDEIVGFDLYVEDPTQGMKLVGKYDGQKGPIIEVPMKGITRASGVRLRVRRTINDAATRQRNTRVGTLGGRYITGNTRSTASISEIEVIGPSVSGAAPAAEEPAVARDTTAEIGSILMQGLSGDAATTTGKPSSGTAEARSASGQVGIGSPAPMFILSTLSGSKLNLEDLIGNVILINFWSPSTAGSVAESAALTELRNELAVEDFEIVGISTSKDEATVAEFVRSHKVGYPVVLSDGAVEGRYGVGAQLPTTFLIDRQGKIARQFAGPQNRASLLSVVKSALAMSLPDQP